In the Longimicrobium sp. genome, CGGAGAGGAACCCCGACGCCTCGCTCTCCAGGCGGGCGAACGGGCTCCCCAGGTCGCTGCCGTATCCTTCCGCCGTCATCCACATGCGCGCGCCGTGGCGCGGGTCCACCACGTCGTCGCGCTCGTCCACGTCCACGCCGCCGGCGAGCCCCGCCTGCCAGAACGACTCGTCGCCCCGCACCCCCGCGTGGGGCGCGTCGAGCTCGCCGGGGTCGGTCCACTTCGCGGCGGGGCCGGCGAACAGCGTGACCCACGGGGCGGGGCGCGCCTCGTACGCGGCCTGCGCGCGCACCTGCGTCTGCTGCACCTCGAACGCATCGTTGTCGGGATCCTCGGGCGAGTCGTTTCCCAGGCCGTGGAAGCGCACGTTCTCGAAGGTGCTGCCGCGCGCGCTCAGCCACACCTCGGCCGGGCGGTTGGTGAGCTTCCGGTCGTAGCGCAGCATGCCGCCGAACCCACCCTCCAGCGGCGCCCAGAGCGCGCGGACCCCCACCGTCCGCGCGTAGGGCGTGCGGCGGAAGCCGTAGCGCGTCCAGCTGGGCCCCACGCCCACCACCGGGCCCACGTTCAGCTCCCAGGTGGCGTAGGGAGTGAAGAGCGACGACGCCGTCCCCCAGTCGCGCGGCGGGATCCCCACCAGCGAGCGCATTTGCGGCTCTTCCCACGCGCGGGTGTCGACCCTGGCGCCGGTGCCGGGGAAGACGCGGTTCTCGCCGCGGTCGACGTAGAACACGGTGCGGCCGTGGTCCGCGGCCTGGTCGCGCAGCTCGTCGCTTCCCCCGCCGCCGATCACGCGCACCAGGATGCCGCCCGGCGCGCCGCGGACGATGGCCACGTCGTTGCCGCCGTGCAGGAAGACGCGCACCTCGCGCGTCTCGCCGGGGACGAAGCGGCGGTAGAAGTACGGCCACCCCCGGGGATCCGCCGCCGCGTGCACCACCACGTCCACCGAGCCGTCGGGGCGGCGCACGATCTCGGCGCGGTCGGCCCGGTCGGTGGCGTGCACGTCGACCTCGCGCGCGAGGAGGCGGTAGAGCCGGCCGGCGGCCTCGGGGAGGGCGTCGCGCCGCGCCTTGAGCGTGGCGGCCAGCTCCTCGCCCCCCTGCGCCAGGTACTCGGGGGGAAGGTGGCGCACGGCGTCGTCGATCACCGCGTCGGTCAGCCGCGTGCGGAGGGTGAGGGCCAGCGAGTCCCACACCGCGCGCGAGGGCTCGGAAAGGAGGCGCCGGTCCACCTCGGCCGAATGCGAGTGGTAGCGGATCATGGCGTCGTACTCGGGCCCGAAGCGCGTGAGCGTGGGAACCCAGCCGCGGGCGAGGGAGGCCACGACCCCCTCGGCGTCGAAGAAGGCGTTGTCGCGGTCGCGGGGGACGGGCTTCCACCAGCGGATGCCGTCGGCGTCGAAGCGCGCCCAGCGCCACTGGTCCCAGCGCCGGTCCCAGTCGCCCAGGAACACGTCCATCAGCCGCGCGGCCAGCAGGTTGTGCGCGTTTACGCGGTTGCGCGGGTCGTCCTCGAGCAGTTTGCGGAAGTCCTCCCACCCCTGCACGTCGGCCGCGCCGGCGAAGCCGTCGGTGGGCCGGACCTCCACCGCTCCCAGCCGGTCGTGGAAGCGCTCGCGGTGCTCGCGCAGGAAGGGGTGCGGCGGCATCAGGTACAGGCGCGGCGTGGCGTGGAGGACGCGCGCCGCGTCGAGGAGCGGGGCGGCCACCAGCGCGGCGCCGGGGTGCTCGGCGGCCACCAGGTCCTGCGCGATGGCGTGCGGGAGGGTGCCGCGCAGGTCCGGCGGCATGGCCGGGGTGAGGTTCTTGTCGACGGAGCGGAAGACGTACTCCACGCCGTTGCGCCCCTTCAGCCGCAGCGCCTCGGTCGACCGCCCGCCGCCCGCGCGGTCCACGGCGAGCCCGCCGGCGAAGGTGTCGGGGCGGAGCACGGGGACGGCCACGGGCGTGTCCCACAGCGGGCGGTAGCTCTCGCCCATCAGCCACAGGCGAAAGCCCGAGGCGCGGTACCGGGGGCCCGCCGCGGCGCGCGCCCACCCGGCGGGCAGGTCCGCGCTTCCCGAGCCGGCGGGCGGCTGGCCGCGCGCCGCGGCGGGGGCCAGGGCCAGCACGGCGCACAGCGCCGCTCGCAGCGAACGGAGTCTCGGCGTCATCGTCAATCTCCTCCCGGGCGCACGCGGGCCCCGCGCGGGGCACGGCGATGCGCGGTGCCGCCGGTGCGCCGTCCTGCGAACGCTACCGGGGCGATCGGAGCCGACGCTTGGATGGGGTTGATGGGCGGCGCGGGGTGAGGGAAGAGATTGTCTCACGCAGAGTTAGCAGAGTCAGCAGAAACAGAATCTTTTGTCACACAGAGGCACAGAGACACGGAGACACAGAGAACTCATCCCGGAGCAGACAGGCGACCGCGCATCACGATCCATCGAAAAGGTTCACACGGAGGAAACGGAGGGAACGGAGGTTCGTTGTCTTTCCTCCGTTCCCTCCGTTCCCTCCGTGTGATGACATGCTGTTGGCCGGTGGGAAATGCATGGCCGATCGACCGGGATGATATCACCCCCGGTGTCGGTGCCGATCTTCAAAAAGCGAGGACCGCCTGGAGCATCGGCACCCAGCCGTTCATACCCGCGGTGTACGGAGTGAAGGTCCCGCTATAGGGAGCATGGTTGACCCGGAGCAGCTCCGCGTTGAGCCACATCCGCTCGGTGGGAAGGAAATACCACCTTGCCCCACCGCCATACTCGGAAGAATCGCCAAATTCTCCAAAGACCTGAGCCCCGCGGCCATAGAGCTGGAGCTTCCTGGGCACTACGAAATACCCCGCCGTCAGCTCGAAGCCGCGGTCGAAGGTGGATTCGACTGGAAGCGGTCCGTCGGCGACGAAATCGTTCAGCCAGCGCATGAAGTGCTGGCCGTTGACCGTCAGCCCGTTCCATTTGACGCCTGCATCGATCGCCCACATCTGATACAACGCCTCCGCGAGCGTTACATCCGTCGCAAACGCTCCCGTCGAGAAGGCGAGCACGCCGTCGGAATTGTAGAGTGACGTGTTCTCGGGAATCGACTGATCGAGACTCGAAAAACGGTCCTCGCGGGATCTCGTATACGAGGTACCGATTCGAACGCGCGGTGTTCTGGAGGAGAAGTAATCATCGTACATCTGGCGTGATTTGCCCGGTTCTCCATAGGGCCCCAGCGGTTCCCACCATACGCTTCCCGAAAGAGCCAGACGGGTATCGATCTTGGCTGCGGAGATGTTCAACGTATTGATCCCGTTGCCGACGAACGCCAGGTAGCTCACCCCCGCCCCGAGCTCTCCGCTGGCCCAGGCCCCCTGGGTGAAACCGGGACGGAAGAAGTTGTCCGCCATGGTCCTGTCGATCGTCTGGAAATACGGGAAGGTGTTGACCAGCGATCGACTGCCCGGGACCCCGGTGTAGCCCGCGGTGAGCGTGAAGGCTTTGCTGAAGCGCCAGCCGAGGTTGCCGGTGATCACGATCGAGGCGGCGCCGGCCGAGGTCCAGATCTTCAGGCTGTAGAGGAGCCTTTCGTCGAAAACGTAGCCGCTGAAGTTGAACATCTGGCGATTGACCGTGATGTCGTTCCGTCTATGAACCTCACGGACATTGCCGAGGTGATCGGTGAACGTACTGTCGGACGAAACCGTGTTGAGATACCGGAGCTGTGTATCGTCGTTGAACTTCAGCAGAAACGGCACGCGGGCGCCCCTGGGGCTCTGCGCGATGATGATTCCGTCGAAACGACCGCCGTTGGGCTCGGTCGTATCGGCGGCTTCCGGCTGCCCGCCGGCGCGTGCTGAATCCGCCGCCGCCGGAGGGGCCGGAGACTGTCCATGGACCGAAGGCACGAAGAGCGTCACGCACGTCAACTCGACTGCGACCGAAAGCATGACGAATGCGCCGGGTATCGACATTCGACGGGCCATGGTGCGGCCTCTCCGCAGAACTGTTCCGCGAGCCAGGTTCGAGCGAGGAGCCCCCTTGCGTCAGCAGAGGGTCACGGATTGAGCGAGGCCGGCTTCGCTGGTTTCCTTGTACTTGGAGTTCATGTCTCTTGCCGTCTGGGCGAGAGCCATCACCGTCTCGTCGAAATCGACGCGGTGCCTGGACGCGATCTCGTTGCTGGCGATCTGGTAGGCCGTCCAGGCCTTGACCGCGCCGAAGGCGCATCGCTCGATGCAGGGAACCTGCACGTAACCGGCGACCGGGTCGCACGTCATGCCCAGGTGATGCTCCAGGGCGGATTCGGCCGCGTTCTCGACGACCAGTGACGGGGCGCCGTGTGCCGAAGCGGTCAGGGCTGCGGCCATCGACGAGGCCACGCCGATCTCTGCCTGGCAACCGCCCTCGGCCGCAGACAGCGTCGCATGGTGCTTGCAAAGGTAGCCCACCGCAGCCGCGGCGAGCATGCCGTCGCGGATCTTCTGCCGGTCGATTTTCCGGACCTCCATCAGCGCATAGACCAGCGACGGCATGACGCCGGCGGAACCGCCCGTCGGCGCGGTGATGACGAGGTGTCCTCGCCCGTTCTCCTCCGAGGCCGCCAGGGCGAACGCCGACAGTGCGCCGATCCCGCGATCCGACTCGTACCTGTCGTCCAGGGCGCGCTTGTATACCGACGCGGCCTTGCTGTGCAATTTGATCGGGCCGGGGAGGACGTTGTTCTCCGGCATGGAAAGCCCCGACTTCACGGTCGCGAGCATGGCGTCGATGATCTTGTCGACGAAGGCGTAGACCTCCGCTTCCGACCTGCCCGCAATCGACATCTCGTTTGCCAGCATGATCCTGGCGATCGTGGTGTGGTTGCGGTCGGCATGCGCCCGCAGCTCTTTCATGGTGCGGAACGGGTACCTGGGCGGGTTCTTCTTCGGGGGCGTATAGCCTTTCCACTCGATGAATCCACCGCCCACCGAGTAGTACTCCTGCTCGAGCAACACCTCGTCCCCGGCGAGAAGCTTGACCGTCATCGTGTTCGGGTGTTTGAAATTGCCCTTGGTGGCATCGTAGACGACGTCTGCGAGGCTCACGTTGATCGACTTGTTGCCGAGCTTCACCGGGAACACCTGACCGGGCTTGTCTCGCAGGCTGTCCAGAAACGCAGGGTCGACCGTAGCCGGCTCTTTCCCCACCAGCCCTGCGAGTGCGGCTCGTTCCGTGCCGTGGCCCTTTCCTGTCGCACTGAGGCTTCCGAACAGGTTCACCCGAAGCTTCGTAGCCTTCTCCAGTTTCTCGGCGGGCAGTTTGGCAGCTCGCTGGTAGAAATCGTAAGTGATGCGCATCGGACCGATCGTGTGCGAGCTGGAAGGCCCCGGGCCCACCTTGTAGAACTCGTCCACGGTCGTCAGCACCGGCCCCTGTCCCTTCTTCACAACGTCCAGGTCGGGAGACAAGGGGACCTGGGGGCCACCGGCCGGCGGTGCCGCTTCGCCCTCGGCGGCCGGCGGAGGGGCTTTTGCTTCCACGTCCGATCGCTCACAGCCGGTCATCACTGCAGTGGCCGAGATCACGGCGCTGCGCATGAGGAACTTCCTACGGTCGAGGCCGGCCGGAACCATGGCCACCTGGGGCGCGGGGTCGAACAGATCGCTGTCATCGTCCTTGATGTCGTCTCTGCTGGACATGGCATTCCTCAGCTCGTGGTACGTTCAGGGAACGACGGCGCACCTGGTTCGGGCCGTCCGATGACTCGTTGCGAAGCTAGGCGAGCCGTGGCGACTGGTATTGGGAGAAATTGGCCCATGACCGGACGCGTGGATGGCCGGGTGGCGGAAGTTGCGCCAGGAGCGCCACTTGGACGCGGCGCGGGCGGTTGCTGGGAATGCTGGCAGCGGTCACGCGGAGGGGAACGGAGGATCATTGTTTTTCCTCCGTTCCCTCCGTTCCCTCCGTTCCCTCCGTGTGATGACATGCTGTTGGCCGGTGGGAAATGCATGGCCGATCGACCGGGATGATCTCACTCCCCGCGATGAGTTCTCCGTGCCTCCGTGTCTCTGTGCCTCTGCGTGAAATCCCTTTCAGGAAGCGGAGGCCGCCGGGCTCCGTCAGGGCGTCGGCGGCAGCGACGGCGGGGGTGGAGGGGGCGGCGACGGCGGGATGACGATCTGCGCGGAGGTGTGGTTGGCCTCCGTCTGCTTCGCGCGAGCCTCCCACGCTCGCACCCTCTGCCGCGCCGCGTCGAACAGCCGCTCGTAGTTGCCGCGGCGCACCATGGCGCCGGCCTCGGGGGTCAGCAGCGCCCAGAGCGGGCGGTAGCGGTCGAACACGGCGAAGTACTGGGCCGAGTCCCTGGGCGCCACCACGTCGGTGCCGAACAGGAAGCGGCTGGGATAGCGGTTGATCAGCGCGGCCGAGCGGCGGGTGACCTCGGGGGTGGCCAGCAGGTACTTGGCCACCTCGTCCCAGCTGAGGTCGAAGTACACGTGCCGCAGCGTGGTGTCGGCCAGGATCCCCTCCACGATGGTGCCGTGGTTGGGGTTCCACTCGGTGACCGGCGCCACGCTCGACGCCTGCACCGGATGCACCACCCGCCCCAGCCCCATGTGCGCCCAGATGATGGTGGCGTTGCGGTGCCGCCGCAGCAGCGCCTTCATCTGCGCCAGGTACGCCGGCTCGGCCCCGGCGCGCGCGAAGGGCACGTCCATGTCGTTGTGGAAGATCACCACCAGCCCCGCCTCGCCCGCCAGCGCCAGGATGCGGTCGAGCGCCGGGTTGGTCAGGCTGGCCACCTCGCCCGCCACCTTCGACGAGACGAACTCCTTGTGCACGCTGAACTCGCCGATCCCGCTGAACACGCCGGGAAAGGTCAGCAGCACCCGGCGGATGTGGTCGGCGGCGTACATGTCGGCCGGGTTGAAGCCGGTGATCATGGGGTCGAGCCGCGCCTGCTCGGCGGCCGTCAGCGAGCGGTACGCCTGGGCGATGTAGGCGTCGGTGAAGGAGTAGTAGTAGAGCGGCGCGTCGCTCTGCAGGTAGTAGGTCGGCGCCTGGTCGCCCGAGTTGGCGTACGACCACATCTGCTGCAGGGGGATGCCGAACAGGGTGGAGCGCCCCACGCGCGTGCCCATGATGCGCAGGAAGTCGTGGACGTCCGTCCCCTCCTGCACGTAGTTGGTCAGGTGGAAGTGCGAGTCGTCGAACTCGGGCGCGGCCGCGGCCTGCGCGGAGGCCGGGCCCGCGGCGGCCGCCAGCGCCGCGGCGAGGACCGCGGCGGCGCGGCGGAGAGGACGCGAGGGTGCCATCGAAGCATTCCTCCGGATCGGGGGCCCGCTGCCCGTCAGAGCAGGATGTCGGTGCCGATCGAGACGGTGGTGCCGCTCTGCCCCGCGGCGTAGAAGCCGAAGCTCGACGCGGTGGGGCTCCGCTCGATGCGGATCAGGTGCAGGTTCAGCCGCCAGCTGCGCGTGCCGCTGGGATACACGCTGACCCCGCCCGACAGCTCCCACGGGTTGCGGCCGTACTGGTCGTCGACGTAGCCGTAGGTGGCGTGCAGGTTCACCCGCCGCGGCACCACCATGTACGCCGCCTGCAGCTGGAAGCCGCGGTCGTCCACGTCGGCCGCGGCCGCGGGCGGGAGGGGGACGTCGGTCTGGAAGTTGGAGAGGGTGCGCCAGTACGCCTCGCCCTGGAACGAGGCGCCGCGGTACTTGAGCCCCACGTCCACGGCGATCTCGCGGTAGTCGAGCTTCTGCACCGTCACCCCCTCGGCCAGCGCGCCCGTGTCGAACGGGTTCACCCCGTCGGCCAGCTTGATCTGCGTGGCGTTGGGGGGCACGCTGTCGTTGGCGTAGCG is a window encoding:
- a CDS encoding BamA/TamA family outer membrane protein, which gives rise to MTPRLRSLRAALCAVLALAPAAARGQPPAGSGSADLPAGWARAAAGPRYRASGFRLWLMGESYRPLWDTPVAVPVLRPDTFAGGLAVDRAGGGRSTEALRLKGRNGVEYVFRSVDKNLTPAMPPDLRGTLPHAIAQDLVAAEHPGAALVAAPLLDAARVLHATPRLYLMPPHPFLREHRERFHDRLGAVEVRPTDGFAGAADVQGWEDFRKLLEDDPRNRVNAHNLLAARLMDVFLGDWDRRWDQWRWARFDADGIRWWKPVPRDRDNAFFDAEGVVASLARGWVPTLTRFGPEYDAMIRYHSHSAEVDRRLLSEPSRAVWDSLALTLRTRLTDAVIDDAVRHLPPEYLAQGGEELAATLKARRDALPEAAGRLYRLLAREVDVHATDRADRAEIVRRPDGSVDVVVHAAADPRGWPYFYRRFVPGETREVRVFLHGGNDVAIVRGAPGGILVRVIGGGGSDELRDQAADHGRTVFYVDRGENRVFPGTGARVDTRAWEEPQMRSLVGIPPRDWGTASSLFTPYATWELNVGPVVGVGPSWTRYGFRRTPYARTVGVRALWAPLEGGFGGMLRYDRKLTNRPAEVWLSARGSTFENVRFHGLGNDSPEDPDNDAFEVQQTQVRAQAAYEARPAPWVTLFAGPAAKWTDPGELDAPHAGVRGDESFWQAGLAGGVDVDERDDVVDPRHGARMWMTAEGYGSDLGSPFARLESEASGFLSVPGYAGPTLALRAGGQVAMGDYPFQESAFVGGPGNLRGFPWQRFRGDLALYGSAELRARIAYVNLGLARVHLGAFGLADAGRVMLDGDSPGGWHAGFGGGVSLRTLGHSGTIAYAHGERGIIYVTFGMPY
- a CDS encoding L-serine ammonia-lyase translates to MSSRDDIKDDDSDLFDPAPQVAMVPAGLDRRKFLMRSAVISATAVMTGCERSDVEAKAPPPAAEGEAAPPAGGPQVPLSPDLDVVKKGQGPVLTTVDEFYKVGPGPSSSHTIGPMRITYDFYQRAAKLPAEKLEKATKLRVNLFGSLSATGKGHGTERAALAGLVGKEPATVDPAFLDSLRDKPGQVFPVKLGNKSINVSLADVVYDATKGNFKHPNTMTVKLLAGDEVLLEQEYYSVGGGFIEWKGYTPPKKNPPRYPFRTMKELRAHADRNHTTIARIMLANEMSIAGRSEAEVYAFVDKIIDAMLATVKSGLSMPENNVLPGPIKLHSKAASVYKRALDDRYESDRGIGALSAFALAASEENGRGHLVITAPTGGSAGVMPSLVYALMEVRKIDRQKIRDGMLAAAAVGYLCKHHATLSAAEGGCQAEIGVASSMAAALTASAHGAPSLVVENAAESALEHHLGMTCDPVAGYVQVPCIERCAFGAVKAWTAYQIASNEIASRHRVDFDETVMALAQTARDMNSKYKETSEAGLAQSVTLC
- a CDS encoding amidohydrolase family protein — translated: MAPSRPLRRAAAVLAAALAAAAGPASAQAAAAPEFDDSHFHLTNYVQEGTDVHDFLRIMGTRVGRSTLFGIPLQQMWSYANSGDQAPTYYLQSDAPLYYYSFTDAYIAQAYRSLTAAEQARLDPMITGFNPADMYAADHIRRVLLTFPGVFSGIGEFSVHKEFVSSKVAGEVASLTNPALDRILALAGEAGLVVIFHNDMDVPFARAGAEPAYLAQMKALLRRHRNATIIWAHMGLGRVVHPVQASSVAPVTEWNPNHGTIVEGILADTTLRHVYFDLSWDEVAKYLLATPEVTRRSAALINRYPSRFLFGTDVVAPRDSAQYFAVFDRYRPLWALLTPEAGAMVRRGNYERLFDAARQRVRAWEARAKQTEANHTSAQIVIPPSPPPPPPPSLPPTP